The DNA region AGTATAGGttacttaaaggtacattaagtaacttttctggtagagaggTCAtgatctccaaggagacaagcagatgccaCCAGGTAAATttaccagtcagatctgtgggaaaCAGCCATGCTCaccgtaagaatgcatgtttttcaaggtatttttgaacaataaaaatacctgtaattaaATTAATGCAACATAGATCATCTTAATGcgatactatgaaacattcaaagcaaagcaataatatatccatggagacgacaagcaacagaaaagttatataataaTACACCTTTAGCTACTTTTGTATTAGCCCTAATGCCCTTAATCCTACTGTCTTTCAATATTATACAAATTGTCTTTTTACAGCAAGTTCACTGGAAATATTTTCTACAACTACATGATGGGTATCGAGTTTAACCCTCGGATTGGGAAGTGGTTTGACTTTAAGCTCTTTTTCAACGGTCGACCGGGAATTGTGGCCTGGACTCTCATCAACCTGTCCTACATGGCCAAGCAGCAGGAGCTATACGGACACGTTACAAACTCCATGATCCTGGTTAATGTTTTACAGGTAAGGCCCTATAAATAAGAGACAGATAAATTAATCTAAAAGCTGAAATTTATCAGAAAACAGAATCAGAAAGGGTTTCATTGTCATTGTCAGTCAACAAGGAACAGAAACAAGGAACTTGCTTTGACAATACtgtacaacataaaaaaatgaataaaatataaactataaaataaagACATGCAAAAACATGTATAAGACATGCATAAggtgttaaaataaacacatcatcatataaaatacaacaactatttattttttgcataaattaccataattgaaaaaaaagcattatcAATTAGTTAATATGCTACTTTTGTCTTGCTCTTCTGTCCATACttgatattttgtatttaaattcaGTCAAAATTTAAGTGCCTAACTCATTTGTATCTTAGGCTATTTATGTCTTGGATTTCTTCTGGAACGAAGCGTGGTACTTGAAGACCATTGACATCTGCCACGATCACTTCGGATGGTACCTGGGCTGGGGAGACTGTGTGTGGCTGCCATATCTTTACACGCTGCAGGTAAATAAACACACTGCACAATGCTGCTAATTCCTTTTTAGGCTAGTGTTATTGGTTATCAAACAATACTGAAAGCATATAATAATATGGTGGAATATAAAATAGCTCAAAAtagtattgtgattttttttctagcaGCAAAGTAGTAGGAATTGTGTCTCTTACATGTAATAAAGATAATGTAACTTGTTCCACTATGGGAAAATTGCAGTGCTACAACAGCATATAACAAATATTATAGTATTATATGTTATAGTCCTACTAAAATGATCAACgtttataacaaaaatattgaatatGAAGATAGaattataatgtaaaataatataattaaatatactCTATGTAGCAATAGTGGAACATAACTAAGtagtaaaatattataattattatattattaattacaGTAAATTTTGGGTAGTTTTTTTAAGTGGAGACTTTACTTTTaccttcactacatttgagacttattgaaaaggctgaagggtttatttttatcaagttcataatttgagcaaacaaaaatatacaaataaaaacaaaggttcagttgaacaaaactcagcacAAATCCTCATCAAAATCTATTTTAAATTCTGTGCAAAAGACTTGTTTTTTACtctggaagtacatttttaaacaggtacattaataatttacttaagtagatttcttaggtgatacttttacttgagtattttttgctccgttataggtgcttttacttaagtaataaaagtgagtatttcttccaccactgctataAAGTGAGCAAGTAAGGCTACAAAACGTGTTCAGTAGCAGTGTTTAGCACTGACAATTCAAaattaacaacaaaatattatttttttcatgcaaAAGGTCCTTGACATGGTATCTATAAACAGTAAACTTGCATCcataaatatgtataaatagTATATTGACcgtagaactgaagaagcggcacGGATAAGctgcaaaacgtcttcactcctacaactttgtccagttggcagatttaactATGGCTTTTACTATATTGACTGTAATGATTGTACAAAAGGCTTGTCCTGGTACCTTTTGAGTGAAACAACAGCATTTTATCATTGAACAACACCATAAACCTTTgcccatttttttttctgtaactaTATCATACTATCATACTATTTTGCTGATGTTGCTGTCATGCCATTCTGCCTTTCAGGGCTTGTATCTGGTCTACCACCCGGTTCAACTCTCGGACGCTCACGCCCTTTCAGTCCTGATCTTGGGCCTGGCTGGTTACTACATATTTCGCTCCACCAACCACCAGAAGGACCTGTTTAGACGCACTGAGGGAGCCTGCTCCATCTGGGGAAGCAAGCCTACCTACATCGAGTGCTCCTACCGCTCATCCGATGGCGGGGTGCACAAAAGCAAACTTCTCACGTCCGGATTCTGGGGCGTGGCTAGGCATTTTAACTACACAGGGGACTTGATGGGGTCACTGGCCTACTGTGCGGCCTGTGGATTCGGTCACCTTCTCCCATACTTCTACATTGTGTACATGACAATCCTGCTGGTTCACCGATGTGTGAGGGACGAGCATCGCTGTAGCAGTAAATATGGTAAAGACTGGAAAAAGTACACAGATGCAGTGCCTTACCGGCTCATCCCAGGAGTGTTTTAAGATAAAGGACTTTtaggaaataaaaaataataattggatGAATAATGCCGACTCTTCATAGTCACCACTGCCTTTTATACTCAAGCTACCACTGTAAACAGATGTACTTGTATTAAATTGTGAAAACTATTTCGCTACTATGGTTGAATACAACATTAGAGATTTATTGCATTCCAGTATAgacttttttctctttacttACCTGCCTGCTGACCAAATTTTGAATAtaatttaactttgtttttattaagtaaGAGACTGATAAGAGGTCTTAGGGTTGACATTAGACAGAAAGTATACATATGTAGAAAATTTATATAATAACCTGTTTTGGTATGTAAACCATATGTACTTTTCATAGGAAtctcataaaaatgtgaattgcAAAAATAGTGCTGTTTAAATGCCCTTGTTTCTTGCTGACCACTGTATATGTTCAAACACAATTGTATTTGTgggtaaacatttatttttctaacTCCTGCCTTTATACTGCCAATAAATTCATGGCACAAAGCTTCTAAATAtgatgtctttttatatatataaatgagcaGTGATAATCATCAAGGGCTGATACACAGCTGAAAGTCCGCTTCAAGGTCCGGGCTTGGGTCATTTTCACACGAGAGATAATAGCTACGCGACCACAAGACctattatttaaaatctgtttctgaaactttataaaccacaaagttaTTAAAAGATTTCGCAGAATCTTGCATATTAAATGGCCTTtttggcaccaaagtatccaaatATTATTATAGTGCTTAATAATAAACTAAGCATGAATATTCAGACCAAAAATTGTAAGAGTGGAAGCACCTTAAGTTgtatttgtgatattttctgCTGTAGTAATTGCTTATATTAAGAGTCTGCTGCCAAGACCGCTGTgtgaccaccagagggcaccAGATATCAGCAAATACATTTAGTTCTCTTTTTGCTGAAGAGATCCATCCTCCACATGTACTTTTAATGATGGTTTTAAGAATTTATGTATATTGAAATATATAATGCTGAAAATGACAAACCACTATCTAATGCTGGTTGGACATTGATTGTGTTTCTGTTGCATAATGACCAGTACAATGCTATGTAAGCACAGACCTGCTGCTGAGCCTCACCTTTTACACTAATGACACAAGTTACTCCTGTAATCATAATGGATACCTAATCAATATCCCTTTGTTCAGCCATAATTTTCAGACTCAACTCACTGTTCTGGGTGTACAAAGCCACTTAACATCTTGCCCTGCAGGTATCGATCCTATAATTATCGCTGATGGTGAAAAGGAGTTATAGTTTTTAGGAGTTATAATGAGATTGACAAAAATGTAGATCTTTGTGTCTGAAATTGACTTTTGTAGTTACTCCAAATGTTTAAACACTGACAAAGTTTTATGATCCTTCACTTAAAATGtgtgcaattttttttcttgcccATTCATTTGCATTAAAAGTCCAGGTACGCTCTAGGTCAAAACGGGGAAAAAAATGGCTATTGTAAAAAGTGACTTGCTAATGAGCGATAGGAATGAATGGCCAAAATGCAACAGGCCTATGGACTTCTCAGTTTAAGTTGGCTTGAATTCCCCAGCGGCcaaattactttttattatgaGTATTCAGGGGCAAAAATGTTGTGGTTTATAGtggtgagagagacagaaaacgGGAACCTAAGAGAGGCAGGAAAGTACATGATTTGTCAGCAAAGTGTGGGTGCTGCAGATTATCGTAAATACAACAGAGCACTCCAGGTTGCAAAGGGACTATAAAAGCATTGTGCTGCTTGAATTGAAGTAAATTATGAGTTGGTATAATAAGAAATAGTTTGAAATAAATAGTTGTAAGTTGGTTCAGTCTACTGTTTCTGACAATGGGctgataaaaatgtacttatttttcATGCTGTAATCCTAAAATTTCAaagttttataataataaatataaataaataataattaattaactaACTGCTACTTGCTCAGTATAAGtcaattatgttattttcctatTTAACTTAAAGTGgagctaaacactaaatccactttgtttatagtgttttaatatatttatctaCTATTCCTACTCATTTCTTTTCAGTTTTAGAGCAAACTAGATCAATTTGAAGCTTTTTGGTCAAAAGCGCCTAAGTCTAAGATCGTGCTCCCTTcactggcctctgcaatttccagtagttggtgacatcacaaaagactgccctgattacaacaAAGAGTTTCTCATTTCAAACACCTGTTTCCTGCAGACATGATCTACATTTATCAaggaatttaaatacatttgttgacatgttttttgGTCATCTGTAACAgccaataacacatctggaaaTATTCTTATGCCGACTCAAACTCCACGCATCTTCTTCAACTTTTGCCGTGCTCCCAACCATGACTGAAGATGTTCTCCGTGGATCACAGTATAAAGGCGGTTGCAGCTAGTTAAAGATATTTGCTGTGGTATgtctacattttacttttttatgggCTTAGGTTTTTGAGACACACATTGTGGTTCTCTACAAAGGGTCTATTATAAAATCCTTACACTCTACCCATCTTTCTCAACAATTTCAGACTCTATTGAACATGATAACCAACACCAAAGACATCTACAGAagaaggaaacaaaaataacaatttgTCTACAAGTTTGTGTAGATATATGCAGTAATAACATAATTTCAGGAAATCTTTAACTAATCTATAAGCATATGGTAGCGTGTTGGCATTACATTAACACAAAAGATTACAGCTTTGTTGTCTGCAAATGTGCATCATCTTCTAACACTTGCATTATTCGTTTATGAAGCCGATCTCCAGCTGCTGTAATCTTTGTGTTGTGAGTAAACAGCTGTGTGATGCTACGCACTGGTTGCTTCACGGCCAAAATATATGACATACTGTTGGTTCACGGACATGGCAAAATTGAGAATATTCGTGAAAATATGCGAGAATTTCAAATGGTGACAGAGCCGGTCTCGTTGAGTAAAGTTACTTATATGTTGAATTTTGTGTCCTCCCTCGATGGAGACAGACGTTCTCAGCACACCGTTTATCTcctgtcttcttctgtcaggccacaGCTGGAAAACTATTGGACAGAAGTAACAGAGATAGTATCTAGTAGTGAAGTGTGAATATACAACAGGAGCAGGTCGGACACTCTAACTACAGATAGTAGCCTTAACTGGGCATACATTGTTTTAGTGTTCATTTAACCCTTTACTGTTGCATAATCATATATAGGCATTGCAGTTTATTAAATGTACAAGATTTGCTCATAAGTACCAGTATAAGTATGCAATGAACAATTTTATGCAATTACCTTTTTTGGGGACCACTTTAGTTGTCACTCACTTCTCCTGCTGTTCAAGTAATGCTGATTTAAGTTGAATACTGCATAATGTTTAAATCTTATAGGCTGTATGCATTATGCGATCAATTCTGTCCTTGTGGGTCATTTCAACCCAATATCATCAAATCAAGAATCAAAAAGTGAACTAATGATGTTATACGTGAACATTATTTGTACGATTTTAATAACAGCTTTTTATAACGTGGCACAGAATAGTAATTCCATAGTCTGCACGTTGTTTGTTATAATCCCAAAATATCATTAACATAGCTCAGCCACAGAGTTTGGAAACATGCTCCCATCCATTATCCTGACTGATATTTAGTGCGATTGATATAATGTCAGGTGAAGTATCCACTGCACGTATTCCTGATAACCTCTTTTATTGACCTTGTGTCGATCTCCAGATGCTCGTCTCCactcctctgcctcttcctgctctgctctgacctttgacccttaaACTGGCCTGTCAAAGCTGCTAATGGATGATGAGGCCAGCAGACTGACCAGCAGACTAAACAAAAGCCTCCCCGTGGTTTAACAGAGAACACCGGGTGAGATGGTGAGGAGGTAAACTAGGACGGATAACTTATGGACAGGtttaattcctttttttttctatgataGGTGTCTATAGTACAAACCAATTGGGCACATGCAATTATATTAGAATCCCAGACTTCAAAACTGCCATAATTGTAACTCAAACTTACTTATGGACCATTTGGAAGCAATTTTATTCTAGACAACTTTTATTTTGGGAAGTCCACTACCTGCTTCTcagtggagatgtcattgcattgtctggaatgttacatAGCATGGCTTTAAACTCTACATTCATACCAGGGGGGTTTCCTCTCCATAGGCCTGAACTATAATTTGGTCTTCTGGTGTCACaagcttgttgccatggagatagatgcattTAATGGAATATTGTGGCATTAAAGTGGATCttacatttagatttttgttgtaatttaatTCTGATGACTTTTGGTATATTTATTATTGGGTCTGCTATGACTTCAGTTAAAACGATCATGGTGGTTATTTCAATATTTACACAATTTAtgtctgctgttgtgtccttaggcaagacacttcatccatctTGTCTATGCAAATAAGGTTTTCTTCAAGAGACTATAAGCAGTGAAGGCCCATgttgaactagttcattttacacgctttgcagtggtccaaagttattcctttctTTGGACCACTTATGAGCATCCTTTTTCATCCAGTGCGGAgttttgctaacaacaacaacatgttaactgtgcacttcctgattcagacaataaaacactttgtaattagatgcagacagtacacagtggatttATTCTGACCACAGCAGCTGCttgcacaatatatctgtactggagcaagactaACTGTGCTCaactacatataaaaacaatggGTACAGGCCTTTTTATTATTCCTATAGGTTCACTTAAAACTTTCTGATGGACAATCCAAGACAACATGTCCCCAGACGTCTCCTCCCTTTGTCTTCT from Periophthalmus magnuspinnatus isolate fPerMag1 chromosome 3, fPerMag1.2.pri, whole genome shotgun sequence includes:
- the dhcr7 gene encoding 7-dehydrocholesterol reductase, whose product is MNGTEATRRRTQPSTNGKSAGKAAEEPGQWGRAWEVDWFSLMGVISLLCFAPFIVFYFIMACDQYQCSVTEPILDLLSGEATLSSIFERSPSFTWSAAKLYAIWVSFQVFLYMCIPDFLHKIIPGYVGGVQEGARTPAGLINKYEINGLQCWLITHVLWFANAHYFHWFSPTIIIDNWIPLLWCTNILGYAVSTFAFIKAYLFPTNAEDCKFTGNIFYNYMMGIEFNPRIGKWFDFKLFFNGRPGIVAWTLINLSYMAKQQELYGHVTNSMILVNVLQAIYVLDFFWNEAWYLKTIDICHDHFGWYLGWGDCVWLPYLYTLQGLYLVYHPVQLSDAHALSVLILGLAGYYIFRSTNHQKDLFRRTEGACSIWGSKPTYIECSYRSSDGGVHKSKLLTSGFWGVARHFNYTGDLMGSLAYCAACGFGHLLPYFYIVYMTILLVHRCVRDEHRCSSKYGKDWKKYTDAVPYRLIPGVF